Genomic DNA from Hordeum vulgare subsp. vulgare chromosome 2H, MorexV3_pseudomolecules_assembly, whole genome shotgun sequence:
acactaagctcccaagagcactgagacgtagggcttttaccttcaccgtagaggggcctgaactcatacatcctcgccgtagctaaggctctgcccatcctttcgtaccccatacatctactgtcagacttatacccacgacaagccCCGCATTCGAAGACTAAAAACCCTAATCTAAACTACTAACGAGAGTAGAGGCACCGGGTCACCCCTCCCCACCATCGTCTGTCGGAGCAGCAAGCATAGGGGAGGCGAATCCATTGGTTCGCCGGTGAAATTCTACAGGGTAGAGTTTGTCACTTTATCCCAAACTGCAGCATCTTCAACAGACGCGCTAAATAAGCCGCGCGCATGAAAAACGCCTTTTTAGCGTGCACGACTGAATCGGCAGCTCCAGCACACGCGCTAAAATCGCCCGCGCGCTAAACACTACTCCGTGCGCCGAACAAAACAACATCACACGCTTCATTTTTCCAGCGTCTACCGCGCGCTGAACAACGACTCGCCCACGCGAATGTTCACCAACCGCCGGATCTGAAAGTTCCGCTCACGCGCGCAACTTCCCCATCCCCTCCAGCGACCCGTCGGCACTTCCCCCTTGAGGGAGTCCAGGATTCTGGGGTCCTCGGGCGGTCGGTTAGTCAATATCGGGTGGGCCCATTGGGCCGCGCTGTAGAAGACCGGACCTTATGACGACCTCTACTCTGGAAGGAATATCCCGAAGATTGGCATGTACTTCAAGCTTAGAAAGACTAGGTCAGCTCATATATTCCCTATTATAGTCAGTAACTTGTAAATCCTAgggtccctggtgtctatataaatcaGGGACCCCCATCCgtgtagaggaggctgaatcatctagggtttagcatatacgatctcgaggtagatctactctttaatcatcttcatcaatacaatcaagtaggacgtagggtattacttCCATAtgagggctcgaacctgggtaaaccactatctcccccttcttcctacaacccatcgatccaatgtccacagttcgggaccccctacccgagatctaccgGTTTTGACGCCGACACCCCCGTCGTTCCCCACGCGCGCGCCGCTTCCCCCTCTTCCCCGGTGGCCGCTGTCgcttcctcctccgccgccgctccTCGAGCGCCCCGTTTCGCCGACGAACAGCGCCCGACAAGGGTTTGCAGCTCGGCGCCCACAAGGTGTTTGACAAAACGTTTGCAAGGTATATATTGGTACTAAACTTCATTTTTATAGATAATTTTGGAGTATGTTGTTTGTAGTGTTAAATTTTAGTTTGAATTCAAATTTGTAGATGAGTTCGTTTCATGATTCTTCTGATGAATAATTTGATCTTCAAGAGGAGGAGGACCTAGCAATGGTCCTAGCTATGCACATCAACAAAAAGAGAAAGCACGGTGGTACGGTTTTTGGTCATTAGAAATTATGGAGGAATAGGATCGATACCCATAACAGATTGATAAGGAACTATTTTGCGGAGATTCCCACATACCCCGAGTCCTACTTTCGGCGCCGTTTTAGGATGAGCATCGAGTTGTTCAAACATATTGCGGAGAGACTGGCGAGCCATGATCGGTTTTTTCAACAACGGAGGAATGTTgtcggagaactcgggcatagcaccttttAAAAGGTGACTGCCGCTTTGCGTATGCTGGCATATGATATTTCGGCGGATCAAGTTGATGATCACTTGGTCAAGGGTGAGAGCCAATCCATCATATGTGTCAAGCACTTCGCGGTTGGAATCGTACAATTGTTTGGTCTGGAATATTTGGGTTTCCAATGCTGAAGACGCCACAAGGCTTGGAATCGTATAATTGTTTGGTCTGGAATATTTGGGTTTCGAAGACGCCACAAGGCTTTAGGGGATAATAAACTATTTGTTGTGCTGTTTATTTGTTgcatttgtttgagttgtaaaaAATAATTGAACTGTTTTTAATGatttattttatgtttgtttgattttttttgtttcacattaaatataaaatgtttgtttGTGTGCCTGATGAAGCAACTAACAGTTCTACACGCAAAGGCGCTATTTCGAGGCTGTAAATTTCTTTTTCGCCCGCCGCGCCTGCGCGCGTCAGTctcttggagatgctcttagcgaTCACAAAGGGCTGTGAACAATTGCAGTACTGCATAATCAATAGAGATGCAATCCTACAACTCTGTCGCTTGGTTCCTGATCCAACTATCAGACGCATTCGACATGTAAAAAGTTGGGAGCACACAACAGGCACAGCAATTGATTGTTATTCATCTCAATATCGATACAGATATCACAGAGGATGAGTCCATTATTCCCAAATCGACTGACAGCACGCTGGGATCCAAAATCAACCTGAAACCCCGGATCAGAATCAGAGGCTCGCAGCGGCCGGAGCGTCGACGACGAAGTCCAGCACCATGACCTCGTCGAGCATGGGCCTGAGGGCGGCCTTGGCCTGCTCCACCTTGCCGTCGCCCTCCACTGCGTCCAGCTCCTCGACGCTGCCGAACACGGCCACCATCCCGAACTGGTACCCCTTGGCCCGCGCGGGGGAGAAGTTCTCCCCGAAGCTGACCTTGGCGCCGCTGGCCTCGCCGGCgtccctggtggccgcggccaccttCTCCACGAGCTGCCCGACCTCCACGCCCTCCTTCACCTTGGCGAGGGTGAGCCGcacggcggcgccgggggcgaccGGGGACGGGGACTCCGCGGCGTTGACCCAGTCGACGGCCGTGGCGTCGAGCGCGTTGGGGGCGACGTGCGCCTGCACGGCGGCCACGTGGGCCGGGTGCGGCGCGTAGGCGGCGAGGTCGGCCTTGGTGGCGTAGCGGGAGTGGAGGAGGTGGGTGGGGCCCAGCGCCTCGGCGGCCGGGGAGCGGAGGCGGAGCACGGGGCCCGCGTGGATGTAGGAGACCCCCGGGACGAGCGTGGAGAGCGCCTGCAGCGCGGAGACCATCGCCGCGGCCGCCCCCGAGGCCACGGCCTCCGGACGGACCTTGATGAGCACGATGTGCTCGACCGGCGCCGCTACGGTGGGCGCGGCGACGGAGGGGGACgaggacatggcggcggcggagggcctgAGGCGGCGgagcggggaggaggaggcgaggcggGTGAGGGGTAGGTGGAGGAGTCGAGGGGAGGGGATGGCTCTGATGCAAATCATGGCTTTGGTCAGTGCGAGGGGAGGAGGTTAAAATCGGGATGGGGCTGGGGGGACAGTGACCTGCGCGGCATCACATTTGTGTGAGCCAAGATGGATTTTATAAGCGGGTGGCGCCGAGGCGAACGGACTAGCACGGTGGCGGCTGCGCTGCATCGCCGGTGACCGGTGTCTTTGACGCAACATGGGCTCTGTTTTGGTGGACGATGACTTTGCTGGAAAAAGGCACACCGCCGGTGGTTTTCTTCGGGAACTGCAGACCGCCGGGAAGCTATCAGCGGAAGAAACTGGCGTCCAGCACGGACGGGGTCAATATCAGGCAGCATGAGCTAAATGGCTCCAACAACCATGCATAGGATGGAGCATTCCAGTAAGGAAAAAGAAGCAGCTAACATAGGATGAGCTAAATTTATACTGGTCTAAATGTTAAATGTAGTAGATGTGGCAAGAATACATAGGTGGTACAGACAAGCGGATCAGCAAAACATTCGACCGGAAACAGGCATACGTACAGAAAACAAAAAACTGGTCTATCATCCTAGCCATTCATTCTTCTACCCTACAAAATTCGCTTGTGTCCAACATGAACTTATACAAGGGTATATCTATCTGTCCGCACTACAACTTTTTCTTATCTTCCTTTTCAAACTTGTCCTTGGTGCTACAGCCCGACTGTTCTTCAACTTCATCGACTGGTTTTCTACTCATCCTCCTTTTGGTATAACAAATTATGTCCTCGTCTTGATGGAGCCTGTGGGGAATGATACGATCCCTTGCTACCGCAAGCAATGGTCTTCTAGAAATCCGAATGATATATACAAATTAAACTTGAATGGGTAATAGGAGTTCTGCATAGGGGGCATTCAGGCTTCTCATTGCACCACTCCATTATGCAGTTCCTGCAGGTTATGCCGTGAGTTACCATACCATTCAGGAGAGGGTGCAAGGGAGGAGACCCGGTTTGGTTGAAGACATAGCATTTGAAAGAGAGGTTTTACCAGCAGAAGACATGCCCGCAGGTTGTGGCAGTAGGATTCTGCCGGGTGCTGAGACAGAGAGTGCACTTGCTCTTGCTACTGGATGCCTGGCCATCACACAAAAGATACACAAAGCATAAGCACCACACAATAGATCACAtgtacaaaaaataaaaataaacggtgatttgaaataatatgcaaTTCCAGCCATAAAATCTTAAATTGTAACATTTGTAGATCCAAGAGCTTGCTTTGTCAACAAGAATGCATTGGGAGGTGCATCTGAAGGGAAGCGCAATAATACATAAGTTTCCACTTCCATACAAAGGTAGCCATTTTACTTTTGGTTAATGGAGCATCACTTGGTTTTCTGGTAGTTCTAACCTCTAGGGTACACAAAAAACACTAATTCAAACTGGAGACTGTTCATCTGAAGACAAATACCTCTGAACCAGAAGCCAAATCTACAGCTTTGCCACGACGGATGTCACTGATGATATTTCCATCTTCATTTAGAACAGGGACACTCCGACCTGGTACACCATTCACAACGGTAAGAATTAAAATCATCATATAGATATCTGTATCATTGTAAGAATGTAACTTGGAGCTTCAACATAATAAGAAAAACAGTTATTGGTTCAGCAAAAATAGCCATTTAAATAAATTCAGTAAAAGAGTGTACCTGTAGATGAAGGATAGCTTCCGGACGAAATTTGATTAATGGAACTAGCTATTGATGATAAGTTACTTCTTCGGAGTCTTTCAGCCCCAAGAATACATAACTGAATCAGCAAAAAGATACCCAAAATTTGGTACCTGCAAATGTAGTGAATTAAACTTGATCATCTGGAGAATTTTAGACCTCAAAGGAAAGTAGTGTGAAGATAGTCCAAAACACTATAACCCATGATAAATTCCTTATCATTTACATTCTCAGATTCATTTGTGGCATAATATTGTGGGCTCCTGGCACAAATGGCTGTATGATTTGTTTCTATGTGAGTCCATGTAGTCTAGTCTTTTAGCCAAAGTGAATAAGTACAGAAAAAGGTACCTGGGCCTCTGATTCATTGGCTTACCAATGAATACATAATGAATACCGGCTCCTCTCTTTGATAAATGGTAATATAATCCTATTGAAAAGGAAACATAAGAAGTGTAATCAGGCACCTaacaattactccctccgttcctaaatataagtttttttagaggtttcactagagcactacatacggatgtatatagacaaactttagagtgtagattcactcattttgctctgtatgttgtgaaatctctaaaaaggcgtatattttggaacagagggagtagtagttAATACAGATCCAACTGAGGTGATGAGAGAAGGATAGGGCTGATCATTACTGAGCCAGTGCTACCCCATTGGTTAAGGCTTGAAGGTAAATAACATTAGCAAGGTATTCCATCATATTGCACATAAATTGGTGTTTTTTGTTTTGGATAACAGAATTGCACAGCAACTTAGTGTCTAGGAATGTATCAATGAGTGACAGTGTCTGACATGCAGCATAACCTCATGATAAACCGAGTGGGCTGAATTCGTCATTAAGGGGTCAATCTGGGGATTTTAATTTGCCTACTGCCCTCGCACTAAATTCAGGTTCCATTACTTTGATGATCACTAAGCAGGACGCAAGAAAGAGAACTCCTCAGTTGATATTGTCACACCAACGCAAAATAAAGATAAATTGGTCTACCAATATATCTCAATACATAATGATTTTACATACATACTGAACATAAGATACCTTCAAAGTAGAAGAACATCAGGTTTGTCCGTATAGCCAACTGTATAAAATCTTGACCAAGCGGCAGCATCTAGGAACAGATAAGACACACCATATAGTTGTTTAGACAAGAAAAGCATCTCTTTAGTGTTATAACTACATTCCTCATTTCTCAATGAGTAAATATAGGGAGGTTTTCTATATATAAACAGATTGCACATGAGAACTAGAACAATTGTGTACCGAAGGCCATTTCTGAACTACCCATAGCCAAAAGGCCTGCGCTTTGCTTCTCAACCTCGAGAGCATAGAAAAACTCAAGCTTCTCGAAGACTCATTCGTATTTGTAGAGGATTCTGTTATGCCTCTACTAGGATTATCACTTTCATGATGATTATCAAGCTGAGAGTCATCCATGTAAATACCACGGGAGACAATTCTCGAACTGTTAAATTGGTACGAACAGAAAATATGCGATCAGTTTCTTCCAGCAAAGAGAATTGGATAAAGGACTGTATTTAAAACTGTTACTACCTTACCTGATTCTTTCAGCAAGATAGGGCACAGTAGTTTGATACAAAATGAAAAGCATCCGCCTAGCAGGTGTTGGCGGAAGCCCATGTGAGGTTGCAACCTGAACGTCTCAATCATAATATGGCCATCATCAGCATACTACATTAATATTATTGCTTCAAGATTCTCACAGTACAACTATTTTCTTCATCTCAAACTTTACAAGATACAAAACAAATTTGGCCATCTCACCTGCCATAACACCTGGTGTTACATGTCTTTTGTTTAACAGGATCTTTCATTAATTTGCTATCAACAGGTCCATCTAGTAAACTAAAACAGAATTGTGTTTACCGTGAGTGAAAAGCAACCCTATATTTTACATCAACAGATTTGTTTCTTGTGATTTCTATGCAAAACTGAGATAAGGTTAAATTTCCAACGGCAACAGATGAACTACGGGCCAGCAATATACTACCAAGTATCAGATGAAATAGTTGGAAGCACACACATAAAGATGGATAACATTTGTCCTCACTGGCAGAAAACGAAAACAAAAACGGTGTTAAAGAAGAAAAGGCAATATGACCTGAGATATATCACAATATTCTTCTCCGAGTGTTTGCTGGCCTGAACCAGTTGTTAGCAAGTAGTAGAGGGACTGCCCAAGCAATTTTATCTGCGGAAGTTCAAATCAATGTAAGTTCTTGCCACCTTCACTAAATTACATGAAAAAATGAAGATTGTACACATGAATGTTgtcaaagaaaataaaatacaaagagAACAATACTCAAACTCATTCTCCATGCAATAATTGATGGAGCTCACAAAGATAGGAAACACATCTCTTTTATCCAGCATGACAATCATCCTACTCTACCGAGATGCAACACCGTACAAATGCCATCTTCACATACTCCAACTAAAATATAATATCAACTCATCAAGATTCAAGCGCCTTATATAAGATATAACAAATAAGCTTTCAATTCATACTAACTTGAAAAAAAAAGTTATCTGCAGTATAATGTAGGCTACTATATTTAGTTAGAACACTTTTTTTAGATGGAAACTTTTAACTCTTGGCCCTTACTCTTGTTGACATGTCCACTACCGAGTACGGTGAATAGTTAGCCAAATTTATCAGGCACTCGTGTTATATTCAGCTACTGCCTCAGCAGATTCAGATAAGCAGCGATCAAGATGGATGGCTCTCTGCGTTTGCTGTATTAGTTACTGTTAAGTGACAAGAAGGGCGAGCCTGGCACAGTGGCAGAGTCCCTCCACTTGTGGCCTGGAGGTCCTGGGCTTGAACCAGCCTCCTTGTAGAATTATTATGCAAGGGTAAGAGCGAGCATGTACAGCCGGCACGGGCGCGTCCGCGGACACTGACCGGTCACGTTTCAAATAATGCAGTCTACATTCGGACACCTCAAATCTCATATCTCCAATCCATACAACCCATGCAACTACTACGTCGACCCGCACACGTCGTCCGGCTACTCCATCACTGCTAAACATGCCATCGGACTACCAAAATTTGACATGTTTGGCTATCATGCCATCGGACTACCAAAATTTGACATGTTTGGCTATCATGCCATCGGACTACCAAAATTTGACATGTTTGGCTATGATGGAGATCATCCACGGCTGCCCTTGTCCTTCCCGGCACCCTTGCCGTCCTTGTCGCGGAAGTACCGGTCGAAGACGCGGTACGAATCGAGCTGGATCTGCTCGCCACTGGAGCTGTCCTCGCCGCcgctcatctccttctcctccttcggtgGCAGTCCGGCCATTTAATGGACCGCCCGATTCTGCTCGCGGGCGAGGGCGCGCGTGTTCGGCCGCCGCCGTTTCTTCAAAATGCGGGCGCGGATGGCTTCCTCCTCTGCGGCCGCCTGCTCCGCCGCAtcagccgcctccgcctccgccattTCCACGAGATAGGCCTCGGCGATCCTTATCCTCTCCTTCCCACGGCGGGCAGCCCGTTCCCGATGGGACTCGAAGTCTACGGGTCCGGTCGATGGATCTGCCCGCCGGGACATGGATGATCCCGCCCTAGAGGAACCGAGCGCCCTTTGAGCGGACACTATGGAGTCACGACGGACAGATCCTGCCGTCAGCCGGGCTTGTCCTCGTGGGAGCGTCACAATGCAATGTGAACCGCCATTGCCTCCTCCACTCCGCACGGGACGACCCCCCAGTCAATGGATCCGGACTGGTCGGAGTCGGATCCGCTGGAAGCCATGCCGGAGAaggccggagatcgccggaggtgagcttgggtggcggatgggagtggaggggagtggagtgaagtggctagggtttggtccggCCAACGGATGAGGACGGATATGTGGGGTCGATGCAGGCCAATGTGGGCCAGGCGGGCGTGTGCCCGGGTGCGCCCGGGCTCCCCCATATCCGCCCATTATTTGGGCTGAAAATGGGGGGTGCTGGTCAGCCCGGGCGTTTGAGGCCGGTTTAAGAGGCCCGTCTGGGTCAAATTTTTGTGACCGGGCAGTGACCAGGCGGCCTGCACAGGCGTTTGAGGAGGGTTTGaggggtccggttgtagatgctctaaggctGTCTAGAAATTCCCTTCCCCAGACCCCACCTTCCGTGGGAGCTTTCAGCACTGGTTAAGTGTTTAACTAGTTACTGTTCATCTTTTTTTTTACCCATCGCCGTTTTCACCTGAACTCCATTCCCTTTATATAGCACCGCTATCTTGACTTCCAAAATTACCTTTGAGCGAAACATATATGTTACAGTAACATATACAGTGGAGATATTCCCCGAATATACTTCTCCTCTTGCTCTTTAATCTGGATCCCTAGTTCATCCTTGAACTAACCAGCAGGGTACAACACAATTGCAAACCTCTGAATCGACTGATCTTTGCTAGGTGTTCCGCAAAATTCACCCGCCAAAGCGTTACCACCTCTGATCATGGCAAATCTACAAGTCGGTATTCAACGACTGAACAATTTCTACCACTAGGTGCCCAAATACTGATAAAGTCCATTTGGTTTGGGAGTTTGGAGCATTCACTCCACACCACCCAAAGCATTCACCAGACCATATACCAACACGCAACGCAAGGCATGTTAAATTTCGAGCAGAACAGGATAATTGGCGCAGACTAAGTAGAAGCACATGCCGGCATAGACAATTTGGTTTAGCAGTCACCTCGTTCTGGTAAGCAACGGCAACCCTGGTACCTGCATCACCACCAAAAGCACCCCAAATGACCAACAGATCACCATCAAATCACCATAGCTAGGACGGGTTCGGGGGAGGCTCTACGAACCGAAGAGGTGGCGGAAGGCGTCGCGGCAGGCCTCGGTGACGTGGGCGGCGTAGCTGTCGTCCTTCTCCGCCGCGCGCATGACCTCCGGCTGCGCCGCCGTCGGGAACCGCCGCGGACGAGCGGCCACCCCGGCCCGGGCTCCGCCGCGGGAGCTGGGCCCCGCATCGCCGGCGGGATCCCCGGCACTCATCCCCTCTCCCCACGCGGTTGAGTCCAGAGCTCAGGGGGGAGTCCGTCCGTGCGCCGTGGTGGGCTCCGGACCTCCAGTGGCAGCTTTTGCACATACGCCCCTGCTCTTAGCGTTTTTTCCACCCGCACACCACGTCCCGAGATTCTCTTGGCGTGTGGTTCGTCTGGGACCTCTCGGGCCGGCATGTCAGTGACCTTTTTGCCCCTCTGCCCTATTTCGAGAGGCGGCTCGTCCCAGTCCTCCCTCGTCTTATATCTAGCTAGGGTTTTCAGGGTTCTTGCGGCGGCGGCGACTTCCTTCCCCCTCTTGCGAAGGTCTAGGGTTTGGCTGAGTAGAGAAGAGAGGCTTCCCCTTCGTCCAGTCGGGAGCCGCCATGAGCCGATCGGGGCAGCCGCCGGATCTGAAGAAGTAAGCCCTCCCCCCTCTCATCTCGAGTTCCATCTGTTCCGCTTGGTTTTCTCTCTGTTTCCTTGGGATTTCGATGCTGACTTTTTCCGTTCCGGTGGTTCGCAGGTACATGGACAAGAAGCTCCAAAGTAAGTGCGCCTACCAGATTCTAGGTCTTCTTTGTTCTGAATAAATATTAAATCGGACGCGAGATTTAGTTTGTAAGGTTCCCTGGACGTCTATGCGCTGGTATTACTGTGTGCTACTGCTATCGGGAATGATGATTAGGTTATGCGATGTACGTGACTTGGAATAATCTTATGTTTCTGTTGGTTTGCGCTGCATCTGACTAGTGATTAGTTCCTGGTGTCGGTATGTGCTATTTCCCAGTAGccagtgaggaaattgtggaatgTTTTTATTCATTTGTTGCGGTCTGTGCACTGTTGTGGTGCAGCTGGATCGTACTGTGGTGTTACTGCAACGTACAATTGCATGAATTGGCAGCGATCTCTAAAAATATTTCAGTTGGCATCTTTGTTTCATAAGACGTATAGAAATTGTGAAGGTCGATTCATTTGCTTCTGGTTTATGAATAGAGTTGACTGTAGTTTACGCGTCAACGCAGATGTGATAGTAACTAGTGATGGATATGTTCTGCTGACCAGCTTTCCAGTTTGACACATTGGTTATGTAAATGCCCTAAATGATGATATTTTAGCAAAGCTATGGACTAATGTCCAAATGAAGCTTCTTTGTCATAGTTACTCTGATAGGGCATTTATgattctgttttgttgtttcGGTATAGTCTTACCAATTTACTCGTTTTGATATTTGTGCATATATTATGTGAAATCGTACGTATTCTTTGGAGCTTCTTGCTATGTTTTTTTTCAAGTTCTCTGTTGCTTTATTATTTTATAATTTTATAATTCTATCTGCTAGTATTACTCTCTCCATAGTTTGTGTAACTATGTGAAATCGTACGTATTTTTTGGAGCttcttgctattgtttttttTTTCAAGTTCTCTGTTGCTTTATTATTTTATAATTCTATCTGCTAGTATTACTCTCTCAATAGATTGTGTAACTATGTCAAGGTCGCTTTACTTTTTTTCCGGTTTATGAATAAAACTGGATATGAATATGCTAGAAACTAGCGATGATGTGTTCAGCTGATCAGCTTCCCAGTTTGCCATTTTGGTTATGTAAATGCCCTAAATGATGATATCTTAGCAAAGCTATGGGTTTATGCCCAAATGAAGCTTCTTTGTCATAGTTACTCTGATAGGCATTTATGGTTCTGTTCTGTTTCCTGGGTATAGTCTTACCAAATTACACGTTTTGGTATTGTTGCACATGTTGTCATGTGCAATTTTGCACATCTTGATTTGTTTCTCTGGTTTATGAATAAAGCTGgctatgaatatgccactaactagcGACGGATATTCTACGCTGACCAGCTGACCATTTTGCCACTTCGGTTATGTAAATGTCCTAAATGATGATATCTTAGCAAAGCTATGGGTGCATGTCCAAGTGAAGCTTCTTTGTCATAGTTACTCTGATAGGACATTTATGGTTCTGTTCGTTTGTGCACATGTTGTAATGTGCAGTTTTATGTACTTTACTTTATGTAGCTTGTTCTTGGTTTTCCAAGTTGCCGTAGTTTGCCCCCCTGAATGAGTAATGATTGCTGTGTTGTTAGTTAAGGCTTGAGATAATTAAGAAACTatcaagttttttttttcttgttttatggATAAAGCTAGCTATCAATGTGCTCATAATACTATGAATGGATAGAGTTGTTGTTTTTTCTGTGCTGACAAGCTTTGCTATCTGCCACTTTGGTTATGTAAATGCCCTTAAGGATGATTATCTTAACAAAGCTATGGCTTTATGTCCAAATGAAGCTTCTTTGTCATAGTTACTCTGATAGGGCATTTACTGCTTTGCTCTGTTGCTTAGGTATTTGTCTTACTCCTTCCTCCCATAGTATAAGCATGTTTTTGACATGACACTAGTGTCAAAActctcttatattgtgggacggagggagtagctttgTGCTGATTGGCTGTGAAAGTGGTAAGACTCTGGCAGCTGCTTTGCTCTGTTGCTTAGATATAGTCTACTTAGTTACTTTGCCATTAAATGGATTAACTATAGTATGTCCATAAGTTTGATTCAAAAATATTATTGCTGTCTTCTCACACTCTGGTTCTTAATTTCCATTTATTTTTAGGAGCGCTGATTTGTTTTCAACCAGAAAATAGTCTGTAGCCAGTATTTTTCCCGCTCTGCTTTAGTGGGCTATTTATTCATTGGATTTCTTCTCAATTTTGCCAGTCAAGCTGAATGCGAACCGCGTTGTCATTGGCACGCTTCGTGGATTTGATCAGTTCATGAATTTGGTGGTGGACAACACTGTGGAGGTCAATGGAGATGAGAAAACCGACATAGGGATGGTGGTTAGTAATTCTTCCTCTTGTTCTCCCAGTACGAGTCACTGCGACTACTGACATTTTTGCGAGGCCTCAATCTAAATGTTTCCTTCTAGATTTTCCTCGCAATTAAAGTACTTGTCAAATTCTTTGCAGGTTCTGAGAGGAAATAGTGTTGTGATGATAGAAGCCCTTGAACCAATTGCCAGGTCTCAGTGATATTTTGACTTACCTGCTTCTGGTTCAGTACTTGAGCTAATAGTGTTTGGTCAAAACCAATCTGTACGCAATCGGGCAAATTGTATCCTAATATTTGTAATGTGCGAGATTTAGCACTTATTGTATAGTTTGGAGTGTGAACTGTCTTTagatgcttgccttgctcactcaAACTTACATTGTTGGGTTTCAATGCTATTTTGGTCCAGACTGGGCCCACTATTTGTGCAATGTTTTTGCTTATAAGTGTTGTGTGAACCGGATGCTTGACATCAAATTTGGCTGCTGTTGTGAGGTGCAGTCTATGTTTCGATGGAGAGAGTACTGTCTCAGCAATACACACAAGAAAAACTGGAAAAAAAAACAGCCTAAATGCTCTGAAACAACAGCACACTGAATAGTGTGGGCCGTGCGCCTAGCTGGCAGATGCCTGAAACATTTTCCTGTTAAATTTGCTGCGAAACATTTTCCTGTTAAATTTGCTGCAACCGGGTGTTTTTCTGATACAAGCGTTTTTCAtgtagttttttttcttgtgtaaatttgttgcaacca
This window encodes:
- the LOC123425349 gene encoding stress-response A/B barrel domain-containing protein DABB1-like, with amino-acid sequence MICIRAIPSPRLLHLPLTRLASSSPLRRLRPSAAAMSSSPSVAAPTVAAPVEHIVLIKVRPEAVASGAAAAMVSALQALSTLVPGVSYIHAGPVLRLRSPAAEALGPTHLLHSRYATKADLAAYAPHPAHVAAVQAHVAPNALDATAVDWVNAAESPSPVAPGAAVRLTLAKVKEGVEVGQLVEKVAAATRDAGEASGAKVSFGENFSPARAKGYQFGMVAVFGSVEELDAVEGDGKVEQAKAALRPMLDEVMVLDFVVDAPAAASL
- the LOC123425348 gene encoding peroxisome biogenesis factor 10, with translation MSAGDPAGDAGPSSRGGARAGVAARPRRFPTAAQPEVMRAAEKDDSYAAHVTEACRDAFRHLFGTRVAVAYQNEIKLLGQSLYYLLTTGSGQQTLGEEYCDISQVATSHGLPPTPARRMLFILYQTTVPYLAERISSRIVSRGIYMDDSQLDNHHESDNPSRGITESSTNTNESSRSLSFSMLSRLRSKAQAFWLWVVQKWPSMLPLGQDFIQLAIRTNLMFFYFEGLYYHLSKRGAGIHYVFIGKPMNQRPRYQILGIFLLIQLCILGAERLRRSNLSSIASSINQISSGSYPSSTGRSVPVLNEDGNIISDIRRGKAVDLASGSEASSSKSKCTLCLSTRQNPTATTCGHVFCWNCIMEWCNEKPECPLCRTPITHSSLICIYHSDF
- the LOC123425350 gene encoding probable small nuclear ribonucleoprotein G, giving the protein MSRSGQPPDLKKYMDKKLQIKLNANRVVIGTLRGFDQFMNLVVDNTVEVNGDEKTDIGMVVLRGNSVVMIEALEPIARSQ